A single genomic interval of Dyella sp. GSA-30 harbors:
- a CDS encoding LysR substrate-binding domain-containing protein, with amino-acid sequence MKRSLPLNALRVFQVAAQHLSFTKASEELSLTAAAISQQVKQLEQYLGTTLFVRSNNKLTLTPAGERYFPRVREAFRALQHATDQLLDQKLSLRVSVPATFGTKWLVPRLFRFFDRHPDIDVAVQTETQVDAGRWDIAIEDRAIDDRASEDPAYSLLATTDYTPVCSPSIATLLTAPAALNGQTLLHERAGRRAAVAPDWEAWFAQVGLSLSDNTRDMGLGDGTMMLQAAIEGQGIALAQRLLVAYDIAAGRLVEPFDLPTPWRHSYYLGLANEARDRPETLLFCDWLREEVAIGMSARPS; translated from the coding sequence ATGAAGCGCTCGCTACCCCTCAACGCACTACGTGTCTTTCAGGTTGCGGCGCAACATCTGAGCTTCACCAAGGCGTCCGAGGAGTTGTCGCTGACCGCCGCTGCCATCAGTCAGCAGGTGAAACAGCTCGAGCAATATCTCGGCACGACGTTGTTTGTGCGTAGCAACAATAAGCTGACGCTGACGCCGGCCGGTGAGCGCTATTTCCCGCGTGTTCGCGAAGCTTTTCGTGCACTGCAACATGCCACGGACCAGCTGCTCGACCAGAAACTGTCCTTGCGTGTCTCCGTGCCGGCCACCTTCGGCACCAAATGGCTGGTGCCGAGGCTGTTCCGTTTCTTCGATCGGCACCCCGATATCGATGTGGCCGTGCAGACCGAAACCCAGGTGGATGCCGGTCGCTGGGACATCGCCATCGAGGACCGCGCGATCGATGACCGGGCCAGCGAAGACCCTGCCTATAGCTTGTTGGCGACCACCGATTACACGCCCGTATGCAGCCCGTCGATCGCCACGCTCCTGACCGCTCCGGCGGCATTGAATGGCCAGACGCTGCTGCATGAGCGCGCCGGACGCCGGGCGGCGGTGGCGCCGGACTGGGAAGCCTGGTTTGCACAAGTCGGATTGAGCTTGAGCGATAACACGCGTGACATGGGTCTGGGCGACGGCACGATGATGTTGCAGGCGGCGATCGAAGGGCAGGGCATCGCGCTGGCGCAGCGCTTGCTGGTGGCCTACGACATCGCAGCGGGGCGTCTGGTCGAGCCTTTCGATCTACCGACACCATGGCGGCACTCGTATTACCTCGGCCTTGCCAACGAGGCGCGGGACCGACCCGAAACGCTGCTGTTCTGCGACTGGCTGCGCGAAGAAGTGGCGATCGGCATGAGCGCACGTCCCAGCTGA
- a CDS encoding DedA family protein, producing MDLLERLVTLFAENGYAAVFIALLLCGAGAPLPEDITLVAGGVIAGLGYANVHIMFVVAMIGVLVGDAGMFLLGHHYGAHILQWRVVSRLLTPARYAKVQEKFERYGNRLMFIARFLPGMRTAVYITAGTTHRVSFIRFLLLDGLAALISVPIWVYLGYFGADNHEWLVKWIRRGQSSLWVLGGLIVVVLLVLWWRHRRRAARAATDQH from the coding sequence ATGGATCTGCTCGAACGACTGGTGACACTGTTCGCCGAGAACGGGTACGCCGCGGTTTTCATTGCCCTGCTGCTATGTGGCGCAGGCGCGCCGCTGCCCGAAGACATCACCCTGGTAGCCGGCGGCGTGATCGCCGGCCTGGGTTATGCCAACGTGCATATCATGTTCGTCGTCGCCATGATCGGCGTGCTGGTCGGCGATGCGGGCATGTTCCTGCTGGGCCACCACTACGGCGCGCATATCCTGCAATGGCGCGTGGTATCGCGCCTGCTGACGCCCGCTCGTTATGCCAAGGTGCAAGAGAAATTCGAGCGCTACGGCAACCGTCTGATGTTTATCGCGCGTTTCCTGCCGGGTATGCGCACGGCCGTCTACATCACCGCCGGCACCACGCATCGCGTGTCGTTCATACGCTTCCTGCTGCTCGATGGCCTGGCTGCGCTGATCAGCGTGCCTATCTGGGTGTATCTGGGCTATTTCGGCGCAGACAACCACGAATGGCTGGTGAAATGGATACGCCGCGGTCAGAGCAGCCTGTGGGTATTGGGCGGCCTTATTGTCGTTGTTCTGCTGGTGCTGTGGTGGCGGCATCGCCGACGCGCGGCGCGTGCCGCCACGGACCAGCACTAA
- the dnaG gene encoding DNA primase, which yields MRGRIPDSFIDELLARVDIVDVIERRVPLKKAGREWTACCPFHNERSPSFYVSPAKQFFHCFGCGAHGTAIKFLMDYERLEFPDAIEELAQAVGLKVPREGGNDAPREDKTDLYALLDSAARWYQGELPKNADAKAYCKKRGLDAQTIERFRIGWAPTGYDGIMKSLGTSERRMQLLNEAGMVASNERGSKYDRFRERLMFPILDRRGRVIAFGGRVLQADQGPKYLNSPETPLFHKGRELFALWQVKQANSSLARIVVVEGYMDVIALHQAGLPIAVATLGTATTPDHTEVLFRAAPDVVFCFDGDRAGRAAAWKALESALPRLRDGRQAYFLFLPDGEDPDTLIRKEGKEGFEKRLKEATPLSEYFFGELAHDVDMASLDGRARLAERARPLIARLPDGAFRDLMAQELEKRSGARAMLEPEPVRRQTQRPVAVQRSLVRSAIALLLAQPGMADEVERPYRFLRLDKPGISLLADLIDTARSRPGINPAMLIEHYAEREEYPALQKLMAAPVVGEPEMQRIEFFDALLRMEQQAIVLRREALTAKHRQGTLDSAEKAELRELLALRVQPAPTAE from the coding sequence ATGCGTGGCCGGATCCCCGACAGCTTCATCGATGAACTGCTTGCCCGCGTCGATATCGTCGACGTGATCGAGCGGCGCGTGCCGTTGAAGAAGGCCGGGCGAGAATGGACCGCGTGCTGTCCGTTCCACAACGAACGCAGTCCATCGTTTTATGTGAGCCCGGCCAAGCAGTTCTTTCATTGCTTCGGTTGCGGCGCGCACGGTACGGCGATCAAGTTCCTGATGGATTACGAACGGCTGGAGTTTCCTGATGCCATCGAGGAACTGGCCCAAGCCGTCGGCCTGAAGGTCCCACGCGAGGGCGGCAACGATGCGCCACGCGAGGACAAGACCGATCTCTACGCGCTGCTCGACAGCGCCGCGCGCTGGTACCAGGGCGAGCTGCCCAAGAACGCCGACGCCAAGGCTTACTGCAAGAAGCGTGGGCTGGATGCGCAGACGATCGAGCGCTTCCGCATCGGCTGGGCGCCGACCGGCTACGACGGCATCATGAAGTCACTGGGTACCAGTGAGCGGCGCATGCAGCTGTTGAACGAAGCAGGCATGGTGGCCAGCAACGAACGTGGCAGCAAATATGACCGTTTCCGCGAACGGCTGATGTTTCCCATCCTCGACCGCCGCGGCCGCGTGATCGCTTTTGGCGGACGCGTACTGCAGGCCGATCAGGGCCCGAAGTATCTCAACTCGCCGGAAACGCCGCTGTTCCACAAGGGCCGTGAGCTGTTCGCGCTATGGCAGGTGAAGCAGGCCAATAGCAGCCTGGCGCGCATCGTGGTGGTCGAGGGCTACATGGATGTGATCGCCCTGCATCAGGCCGGCCTGCCGATTGCGGTGGCGACGCTGGGCACGGCAACCACGCCCGACCACACCGAAGTGCTGTTTCGCGCCGCACCGGATGTCGTGTTCTGTTTCGACGGCGATCGCGCTGGGCGCGCGGCGGCGTGGAAGGCACTGGAATCGGCATTGCCGCGGTTGCGCGACGGGCGGCAGGCGTATTTTCTGTTCCTGCCCGATGGCGAAGACCCCGATACCTTGATCCGCAAGGAAGGCAAGGAAGGTTTCGAGAAGCGGCTGAAAGAAGCCACGCCGCTGTCGGAATATTTCTTTGGCGAACTCGCGCACGACGTCGACATGGCCAGCCTCGACGGTCGCGCCCGGCTGGCCGAACGTGCACGGCCGCTGATCGCACGCCTGCCCGATGGTGCGTTTCGCGACCTGATGGCGCAGGAGCTGGAAAAGCGCAGTGGCGCGCGTGCCATGCTTGAACCGGAGCCGGTGCGCCGACAGACACAACGCCCGGTCGCGGTGCAACGCAGCCTGGTGCGCAGCGCGATCGCATTGCTGCTGGCGCAACCGGGCATGGCCGATGAGGTCGAACGTCCCTACCGCTTCCTGCGCCTGGACAAGCCCGGCATTTCGCTACTCGCGGATCTGATCGATACGGCGCGCTCACGGCCAGGCATCAATCCGGCCATGCTGATCGAGCATTACGCCGAACGCGAGGAGTATCCCGCCCTGCAGAAACTCATGGCCGCACCGGTTGTCGGCGAACCGGAGATGCAGCGGATCGAGTTTTTCGATGCTCTGCTGCGGATGGAGCAACAGGCGATCGTGCTCCGACGCGAGGCACTCACTGCCAAGCATCGACAAGGTACGCTCGACAGTGCAGAAAAAGCCGAGCTGCGCGAACTGCTGGCCCTGCGTGTACAGCCGGCACCGACAGCGGAGTAA
- a CDS encoding S41 family peptidase — MGRGHGMVVLAGLLAIGMTNALAAETQSPAMQAYDRLSAAREQAEAVRKDGKDTPASRQQAEAILLKALGDTYSPEITSLADGSGALRFRSYNIRDDLFLLYVDEGEKAKALDMMAANVAQAPIPADNIFRSDKAKALLKDESRYKDMLSHMDATGRLWHAKTIAVPYKPQLSEAERIAGLSLFWSEAKYNFAHFNNVPQLDWDQAYLDFLPQVIAASDTRSYYEVLMRFAPLLHDGHTNIDPPKELQDSFYARPPLRTALIGGKVLVTFVGSALLDKQGIHAGDEIASIDGVEVKQYAHEHVEPYESSSTPQDMDVRKYTYSLLGGDKDKPVELGLDDGHGHRRTVTVARSNYPDRHGPPQFEFRMLPGGVAYLAIDHFESEASSKAFEDHLPQIMQAKALILDMRQNGGGSDSYGFKILTHLTDAPIPSAAAYEQSVSAVSRANGGLGLEWVPLDGSGEAYPHETKSIFRGPVALLIGAQTFSAGEDFVMSFDTLKRGILVGQPTGGSTGMPMSFMLPGGGWARICVKWDRYPDGREFVGRGITPTIALAPSVADVRAGKDPVLERARRELVKSLP, encoded by the coding sequence ATGGGGCGAGGGCACGGGATGGTGGTGTTGGCAGGGCTGCTGGCGATCGGTATGACCAATGCGCTGGCGGCTGAGACGCAAAGCCCGGCGATGCAGGCCTACGACCGCCTGAGTGCGGCACGTGAACAGGCCGAGGCGGTGCGCAAGGATGGCAAGGACACGCCGGCGTCCAGGCAGCAAGCCGAAGCGATACTGCTCAAGGCGCTCGGCGATACCTATTCGCCGGAGATAACGTCACTTGCCGATGGTAGTGGCGCTCTGCGCTTTCGTAGTTACAACATTCGTGACGACTTGTTCCTGTTGTATGTCGACGAGGGCGAGAAAGCCAAGGCGCTCGACATGATGGCAGCCAATGTCGCGCAGGCACCGATTCCTGCCGACAACATTTTTCGTAGTGACAAGGCCAAGGCGCTGCTGAAGGATGAGTCGCGCTACAAAGACATGCTGTCGCACATGGACGCGACGGGGCGGCTATGGCACGCAAAGACGATCGCCGTGCCGTACAAGCCACAGTTGAGCGAAGCGGAGCGTATCGCCGGATTGTCATTGTTCTGGTCGGAGGCCAAGTACAACTTCGCACACTTCAACAATGTGCCGCAGCTCGATTGGGATCAGGCGTATCTGGATTTCCTGCCGCAGGTGATCGCGGCCAGCGATACGCGGTCGTACTACGAAGTGCTGATGCGTTTCGCGCCGTTATTGCACGACGGCCATACAAATATCGATCCACCCAAAGAGCTGCAAGACAGCTTCTATGCCCGCCCGCCGCTGCGCACGGCGCTGATCGGCGGCAAGGTGCTGGTGACCTTTGTTGGTAGCGCACTGCTGGACAAGCAGGGCATCCATGCCGGAGACGAAATCGCCAGCATCGACGGCGTCGAGGTCAAGCAATACGCGCACGAGCACGTGGAGCCTTATGAAAGCAGCTCCACGCCACAGGACATGGACGTGCGCAAATATACCTACAGCCTGCTTGGGGGCGACAAGGACAAGCCGGTCGAACTTGGGCTGGACGATGGCCATGGTCATCGCCGCACGGTGACGGTCGCGCGCAGCAACTATCCGGATCGGCACGGTCCGCCGCAGTTCGAGTTCCGGATGCTGCCGGGCGGAGTGGCCTATCTGGCGATCGATCACTTCGAAAGCGAGGCGTCCAGCAAGGCCTTCGAGGATCATCTACCGCAGATCATGCAGGCCAAGGCACTGATTCTCGACATGCGACAGAACGGCGGCGGTTCGGACAGCTATGGTTTCAAGATCCTTACGCATCTCACGGACGCCCCGATTCCATCCGCCGCTGCCTACGAACAATCGGTCAGCGCAGTGTCGCGCGCCAACGGCGGCCTGGGTCTGGAATGGGTGCCGCTGGATGGCAGCGGGGAAGCCTATCCGCATGAAACCAAGTCCATTTTCCGGGGCCCTGTCGCGCTGCTGATCGGTGCGCAAACCTTCTCGGCCGGCGAAGACTTCGTGATGTCGTTCGATACGCTCAAGCGCGGCATCCTGGTGGGCCAGCCGACGGGTGGCAGTACGGGCATGCCGATGTCTTTCATGCTGCCGGGCGGCGGCTGGGCGCGCATCTGCGTCAAATGGGATCGTTATCCGGATGGGCGCGAGTTCGTCGGTCGTGGCATTACGCCGACTATCGCCCTGGCGCCGAGCGTGGCGGATGTGCGCGCAGGGAAAGATCCGGTGCTGGAGCGGGCGCGGCGAGAGCTGGTGAAAAGCCTTCCGTGA
- a CDS encoding DUF1328 domain-containing protein, whose product MLKWAIIFAIISLISGWLGFGTLSGVTGTIAKVLFVIFVIIFLVILLGLIGIVHLV is encoded by the coding sequence ATGCTGAAGTGGGCCATTATTTTCGCCATCATCTCGCTGATTTCAGGCTGGCTGGGTTTTGGCACCTTGTCCGGCGTCACCGGCACGATCGCGAAGGTGCTGTTCGTGATCTTCGTGATCATCTTCCTCGTCATCCTGCTGGGCCTGATCGGCATCGTCCATCTGGTCTGA